From the genome of Vagococcus entomophilus:
ACGGAAAAGCCCAGGCTGTAAAACTTTCTAATGACTCAAGTAGCAAGTCAGGGCAATCAATGTCATCTGCGATGAGTACCATGGCAGGCGTAGGTGTATCTTCATTTCCTCAAGAGCTTGAAAAAGGAAAAGGGAACTTTTTGAAAGAAAATTATAAGCTGCTTCAAGGATCGTATCCAACAAAAGCAACTGACATCGTACTGATTGTTGATAAAAATAATGAGACAAATATCAATTCACTCAGAAACTTAGGGTTTGATGTGAAAGAAGATGAAAAATTATCGTTTGATAAAATTATTGGCACGAGCATTAAACTAGTTAATAATAATGATTATTATACGAAATTGCCAACAGGGAACTATATTCCAAATACGAATTATCAAGAGCTTTATAACAAGGCACAAGATGAACTGACGATAACGGCTGTTCTTCGAGTAAAATCAGATTCTACAATGGATTTACTGTCACCTGGTATTGCGTATAGTGATGAGCTTTCTCAAAAGATTATAGACGAGAATAAAGGTTCAGATATTGTAAAAGCACAAGAAAGCTCTGACACAAATGTCATGACCAATGAAAAACTAGATGCAAGTACCAAGGAAACAACCTTAGCTTACCTTGGGGGGAGCAGTATTCCTTACAGTATTATGATTTATCCTAATAACTTTAAGGATAAAGATCAGATTTTAGATTATTTAGATGCATATAATAAAGGGAAATCGAAAGAAAATAAAATTATTTATACGGATTTAGCAGGAACAATGACCGAATTAACAGGTGGTTTGATGAGTGCGATTACGTATGTACTGGTTGCTTTTGCAGGTATTTCATTGGTAACAAGTATGATTATGATTAGTATTATTACGTATACTTCCGTGATTGAGAGAACTAAAGAAATAGGTGTACTTAAAGCACTTGGAGCAAGGAAAAAAGATATTACACGTGTGTTTGACGCCGAAACATGTATTTTGGGTGTTAGCTCAGGGACACTAGGTGTCGTAATTGCTTGGCTTGCAACGTTCCCAATCAACAGTATATTATACAGTATGACCAACTTAAAAAATGTAGCACATTTGGAACTATCAAGTGCACTCATTTTGATTCTTGTTAGTACAGTTCTGACAATGCTTGGTGGGCATATTCCAGCAAGAATGGCTGCAAAGAAAGATGCTGCAATTGCACTAAGAGCAGAATAAAACAGAGGTTGGAGGGAGCAATGTTTCGCTCCGAGAAATAAGAAGTAGCCTCTTCTCACTGCGTTTATTCAGATAAAAAAGCCTAGGACATAACGAAACAGTTATGTCCTAGGCTTTTTTTTATAAGCAGAGTTGATAGGCATCACGTGCATTATCGACATAGTCTTTGACATAGATAATGCCACGATATTGAAAGCCATTCTTCTCCAAGAGATGTTTCATACGCTGATTAATCCTATGTGTATCTGCGCGTACTTGCCGAAAACCCAATCGATAACTTTCACTAATCAAGTGCGAGAGAAAAAATGTGGCGAGACTCATACCACGATAATTAGAAGAAAGTGCAATGCGGTGAATAGTTGTAAAGGGTTGTTCCTCTTTTAGCCAACTTCCCTCTTCGATGTGTTGATAATTTTCATCAGGTGTTTGTTGTAAGGCCGCTGTTGCGACAATCTGTTTGTCTACAATTAAGACATAGCCGAACCCCTGCTTAATATCCTGAGCGAGAACCTGTTCATTAGGATAGCCGTTTTGCCACTGGGGGCTGTTGTCTTTTGCAAGTAAAACTTTTGCTTCGTCGATGATATGCATCATAGCGGGGATATCTTGTGGTTGTGCTTGCCGAAAATAGATGGTTGTCAAAGCAATCCCTCCTTTATTTTTTATAGTTTACTATAGATAAAATAAAAGTGGCAAGAAATAGGGGCTAAAAATATTTTGTCGAGCCTTTTCCTAGACTTTGATTAATCATACAGCAAATAAGCGTGTAGCTATTTCTGCATCAAAAGACTGTGTTTGACGTTACATTTTTGATGCATTTTTTTTTTATACTTCATTTAGCAAACGAAGAAAGGAACTTAAAAGAGGAAATGAAAGAAAAAAGGAAAAAATTAGAAGCGTTGGATTCACTAAGAGGAATCGCTGTTTTGATGGTGATTGGCTATCATTTATACCCAGAGTTTGTGAAAGGAGGATTTTTGGGAGTCTCTTTATTTTTTGTTTTGTCTGGTTTTTTGATTACATTAACAAGTGAAGCTTCTTGGACGAGAAGTACATTTACGATTACTGATTTTTATTCCAAACGTATCCGCAGAATTTATCCGGTTCTGGTGGTACTCTTTGTTGCAAATGTATGTATTTTTACTTTTGTGGATAAGCAGTTATTAGGTGGCATCCGCTCTGAGGGAATTAGTTTTTTTCTAGGATATAATAACTGGTGGCAAATTATGCACAATGTATCCTACTTTCAAACGAATGGCTTGAGTTCACCGTTTAAGCATTTGTGGTCGTTGTCGATTGAAGTGCAATTTTATTGTTTATGGCCCATATTTTTTTTAGGGTATAAGAAAATTTTGGGAGAAAGATTTTTATTCAATCGAATTGTATGGATTGGTATTGGAATTTCTGCTGCGTTATTATTCATGCTTTATCAGCCGGGGGAAGATCCCAGTAGAGTATATTACGGGACAGATACCCGTATTTTTTCGATTTTATTAGGTTGTTTAATGGGTGAAAATTATCAATTATACACAGGTGGCTTTTCAAAGGAAAGTAAGGAAGAAAAATATCTTCAAGTTGCCTTGCTCTTTTTGGGGCTAGTCGCATTTTTCTTTACAAACGAGAACTCACCATGGACCTACAGAATTGGTTTATTTTTGACCAGTATCTTGTTTGCAGTCGTCATTTTGTTTGCAGTAGATGTCAAAAGTTTCACATATCGCTTATTGAATCAGTCTTTCTTAAAATGGATAGGAAAAAGAAGTTATGGGGTGTACATGTATCATTTCCCTATTTTAATTTTGTGGAAAGCTTTTTTTGGAATGAAGATTACGGTTTTAGAGGCGGTTCCATTAGTATGCTTGATTCTAGTCAGCGCGGCATATTCATATAAGTATATGGAAGAACCTATTTTGACCCAAGTAAAGTGGTATGGCAATAGAAAGGAAGTTTTTTTTGATGAGATACAAAAATAAAAGAAAAAAAAATAGGTTATTCTTTGTGATCGTTATTTTCATAGCAGGAGTTTTTATATACGGTATTTTTGGTGCGCCACGTAATATACTTGGAGGAGATCAAGCAAAAATCCAACAGGCGCTAAACGACAACGAGAAGTATATCAATGATAAAACTGGGGGAGATCATGACTCCACTAAGTCTTATAAGCATTTGGTAGCAATCGGGGATTCTGTCATGCTAGGTGCCGCAAAAGATATGATGGACCAAATGCCTGGCATTACAGTAGATGCGAAAGAGTCCAGACAGCTGTTTAGTATTGAGGCGATTTTAAAGAAGGGGAAAGTTGGGGAAAAAGTTATTATCGGTCTTGGAACCAATGGGGTTTTTGACGAAGATACTTTTGTAGAAGAAATGGATTTATTAAAAGATAAAAAAGTTTATTGGATTAATCTTTGTGCCCCTACTACTACATGGGAAACAAGTATCAACGAAACAATCAGTGAAATGGGAAAAAAATATAACAATTTGACGATTATTGACTGGAAAAGTGAAGGCAGCAAGCACCCCAAGTGGTTTTATGAAGATCAAATTCATTTAAATATGGAAGGACGAAAAGGCTATGCAGCATTTATCAAAAAAAGTATCGATCAATAAAAGATTAGTAGATTGAGGAGTGAGAGTATGGGAAGACGTGTAAACCAGAAACGAAAAAGAAAAAGAGGTAAAAAAGTATTTTTGTTCATTTTATTAAGCTTACTTGTTGCAGGGACTGGCTATGCCATGCATACGTATCAGGAAATGGATAAGGTTTTAAAAAAATCATATACTAAGTTAAATGTAGGAAAACAAATCAATCAAAAAGAAGCATCTAGTATGCAAAAAAAAGCGTTCTCTGTTCTGATTATGGGATTGGATGACGATGAAAAAGATGAACGAGGACTTGGCTCAAGTCGAACAGATTCAATGATTTTGGCTTCCGTGAATCCAACAAAATCTGAGGGTAAAGTGGATATTACAACGGTTTCGATTCCAAGAGATACCTATTTGCATATTAACAGTACAAAAAAGGAAGGGTATGCTAAAATTAATAGTGCGTACATGTTAGGAGGCAATGAATTAGCGGTTAAAACGGTCAATCAGTTACTCGACACGCCAATTGACTATTTTTTGACCGTTGATTTTCATGTATTGGTTAAATTAGTAGATGAGTTAGGTGGAATAACAGTTGATGTACCGTTTGATATTTACGCGAATTATGCTAGCTCAGAGGATCCAAATTCTGGAGATTTGTTGATTCCAAAAGGCTCGCAACATTTAAATGGTGCGCAAGCTTTGGTATTTTCAAGAATCAGAAAAGTTGATGATGATATCAAAAGAGGAGAAAGACAGCAACAAATCGTTCAAGCTATTATTGCAAAAGTAGCCAATATAAAAAATATTCCCAAGATGGATCGAATACTTAGTTCATTAAATGGACACTTTAAGACAAATATTAAAACAAACGAAATCATGAGTTTGTTTAAAATGACATTTGACAAAAAAATTAGCTTAGAGCCTTTAGTCTTTAAAT
Proteins encoded in this window:
- a CDS encoding ATP-binding cassette domain-containing protein; its protein translation is MLELKNIKKYYKVGEITTKALDGVSVSFRKQEFVAILGPSGSGKTTMLNVIGGLDNYDSGDMVINGKETKSFKDSDWDAYRNNSVGFIFQSYNLIGHLGILDNVELGMTLSNVSKREREEKAREALTRVGLKDHLDKKPNQLSGGQMQRVAIARALANNPDILLCDEPTGALDTETSVQIMELIRELSKEKLVIMVTHNPELAHEYADRIIEFADGKIQKDSNPHQEQPKPDQFQLTHTKMKFWTALKLSFNNIRTKKGRTFLTSFASSIGIIGIAVVLSLSSGFQTQINKTQSETLSKFPVTISKVATDQTEARKQSGTSKGTFPKSTEVTVKTSASDKAQHTNKIDQKFVDYVNKINPDLSNNIGYTRLVGMNLLREVDGKAQAVKLSNDSSSKSGQSMSSAMSTMAGVGVSSFPQELEKGKGNFLKENYKLLQGSYPTKATDIVLIVDKNNETNINSLRNLGFDVKEDEKLSFDKIIGTSIKLVNNNDYYTKLPTGNYIPNTNYQELYNKAQDELTITAVLRVKSDSTMDLLSPGIAYSDELSQKIIDENKGSDIVKAQESSDTNVMTNEKLDASTKETTLAYLGGSSIPYSIMIYPNNFKDKDQILDYLDAYNKGKSKENKIIYTDLAGTMTELTGGLMSAITYVLVAFAGISLVTSMIMISIITYTSVIERTKEIGVLKALGARKKDITRVFDAETCILGVSSGTLGVVIAWLATFPINSILYSMTNLKNVAHLELSSALILILVSTVLTMLGGHIPARMAAKKDAAIALRAE
- a CDS encoding GNAT family N-acetyltransferase, giving the protein MTTIYFRQAQPQDIPAMMHIIDEAKVLLAKDNSPQWQNGYPNEQVLAQDIKQGFGYVLIVDKQIVATAALQQTPDENYQHIEEGSWLKEEQPFTTIHRIALSSNYRGMSLATFFLSHLISESYRLGFRQVRADTHRINQRMKHLLEKNGFQYRGIIYVKDYVDNARDAYQLCL
- a CDS encoding acyltransferase family protein, with translation MKEKRKKLEALDSLRGIAVLMVIGYHLYPEFVKGGFLGVSLFFVLSGFLITLTSEASWTRSTFTITDFYSKRIRRIYPVLVVLFVANVCIFTFVDKQLLGGIRSEGISFFLGYNNWWQIMHNVSYFQTNGLSSPFKHLWSLSIEVQFYCLWPIFFLGYKKILGERFLFNRIVWIGIGISAALLFMLYQPGEDPSRVYYGTDTRIFSILLGCLMGENYQLYTGGFSKESKEEKYLQVALLFLGLVAFFFTNENSPWTYRIGLFLTSILFAVVILFAVDVKSFTYRLLNQSFLKWIGKRSYGVYMYHFPILILWKAFFGMKITVLEAVPLVCLILVSAAYSYKYMEEPILTQVKWYGNRKEVFFDEIQK
- a CDS encoding LCP family protein codes for the protein MGRRVNQKRKRKRGKKVFLFILLSLLVAGTGYAMHTYQEMDKVLKKSYTKLNVGKQINQKEASSMQKKAFSVLIMGLDDDEKDERGLGSSRTDSMILASVNPTKSEGKVDITTVSIPRDTYLHINSTKKEGYAKINSAYMLGGNELAVKTVNQLLDTPIDYFLTVDFHVLVKLVDELGGITVDVPFDIYANYASSEDPNSGDLLIPKGSQHLNGAQALVFSRIRKVDDDIKRGERQQQIVQAIIAKVANIKNIPKMDRILSSLNGHFKTNIKTNEIMSLFKMTFDKKISLEPLVFKWEGGNADTMFGQQESVVYLYKNSLDYVRHKLLVNLDLEKSDQRDQKNYEPNEDGTVSEKTPKIDNNWGGNY